The following proteins come from a genomic window of Acetivibrio cellulolyticus CD2:
- the uvrC gene encoding excinuclease ABC subunit UvrC, giving the protein MFDMQEELKKLPDKPGVYIMKDINGEIIYIGKAVVLKNRVRQYFQSLSNQTPKVQAMVPRIKEFEYIVTDTELEALILECNLIKKYRPKFNIMLKDDKTYPYIKVTMNEEFPRILMTRKVEKDGAKYFGPYTSGFAVKDTIDLLKKLFPIKSCNKIFPKDARKQRPCLNYYIYQCLGPCQGDVSKQEYRALMNDICSFLSGKQDEIIKRLETEMAKASENMEFEKAAAFRDKINSLRHIAQKQKVVSTTMEDQDVVAFSKDPTDSCVQVFFIRGGKLIGREHFIFEGAGDVTDSELMTSFIKQFYSSTAYIPREIVLQEDIDEIDIIEKWLSNKREAKVHIKVPRKGEKLKLVEMVSQNALIALNQFKDNIRNQESLAKEGISKLKELLELDGAPQRIEAYDISNTGSTEIVASMVVFEGGFPAKKEYRRFKVKSLNVQNDYASMQEVIYRRFTHARKEKEDADGEAKFSRLPDLILADGGLGHVNSVLSVLGEMNISIPVAGMVKDANHRTRGIVTTDKEFDLSKDLTLLRFITSIQDEAHRFAIEYNRKLVQKRYKGSELDEIEGIGPKKKKALIKHFGSLKNIKQAQVDDLAAVEGINLELAKKIFEYFRQ; this is encoded by the coding sequence ATGTTTGATATGCAGGAAGAACTTAAGAAACTGCCCGATAAACCGGGTGTTTATATTATGAAAGACATAAATGGTGAAATAATATATATAGGAAAAGCTGTTGTTCTAAAAAACAGAGTAAGGCAATATTTCCAGTCTCTGTCCAATCAGACTCCAAAGGTACAGGCAATGGTTCCAAGAATCAAGGAGTTTGAGTATATTGTTACCGACACTGAGCTTGAAGCCTTAATTTTAGAATGTAACCTGATAAAGAAATATAGACCCAAGTTTAATATAATGCTTAAGGATGACAAAACCTACCCTTACATCAAAGTAACTATGAATGAGGAATTCCCCAGGATATTGATGACAAGAAAAGTCGAGAAGGACGGGGCAAAATACTTTGGACCTTACACAAGTGGCTTTGCAGTTAAGGATACCATAGATCTTTTAAAGAAGCTCTTTCCTATAAAGTCTTGCAACAAGATATTTCCCAAAGATGCACGAAAGCAGCGACCGTGCCTTAACTATTATATATATCAATGCTTGGGCCCATGTCAGGGGGATGTAAGTAAACAGGAATATAGGGCATTGATGAATGATATCTGCAGCTTTTTAAGTGGCAAGCAGGATGAGATAATTAAGAGGTTGGAAACTGAAATGGCCAAAGCATCAGAGAACATGGAGTTTGAAAAGGCGGCGGCGTTCAGGGATAAAATAAACAGTTTAAGACATATTGCACAGAAACAGAAGGTTGTATCTACAACTATGGAGGACCAGGATGTAGTTGCGTTTTCCAAAGATCCTACAGACTCGTGTGTACAGGTGTTTTTTATAAGAGGCGGAAAACTGATTGGGAGAGAACACTTTATATTTGAAGGGGCTGGCGATGTTACCGATAGTGAACTGATGACGTCTTTTATAAAACAGTTTTACAGCAGTACGGCTTACATTCCACGGGAAATAGTTCTGCAGGAAGACATAGATGAAATAGATATTATTGAAAAATGGCTTAGCAATAAAAGAGAAGCAAAAGTGCATATCAAAGTTCCCAGGAAGGGTGAAAAACTGAAACTTGTTGAGATGGTTTCACAGAATGCACTAATTGCATTGAATCAGTTTAAGGATAACATAAGGAATCAGGAAAGTCTTGCAAAAGAAGGAATATCAAAGCTTAAAGAGCTTCTAGAACTAGATGGTGCGCCTCAGAGAATAGAGGCTTATGATATTTCCAATACAGGAAGTACCGAGATAGTAGCTTCAATGGTAGTATTTGAGGGAGGATTTCCCGCAAAGAAGGAATATAGAAGATTTAAGGTGAAATCATTAAATGTTCAGAATGACTATGCAAGTATGCAGGAAGTAATATATAGAAGGTTTACTCATGCCCGCAAAGAGAAGGAAGACGCGGATGGGGAAGCAAAATTCAGCAGACTTCCGGATTTGATTTTGGCAGATGGTGGATTGGGGCATGTAAATTCGGTTCTAAGTGTTCTTGGGGAAATGAACATCAGTATACCTGTAGCTGGTATGGTAAAGGATGCAAACCATAGAACAAGGGGAATTGTAACAACAGATAAAGAATTTGATTTGTCAAAGGACCTGACTTTACTGAGGTTTATTACTTCAATACAAGATGAAGCCCACCGTTTTGCAATAGAGTATAACAGAAAGCTTGTACAGAAAAGGTATAAGGGTTCTGAGTTGGATGAAATTGAAGGAATCGGACCAAAAAAGAAGAAAGCTCTGATTAAGCACTTTGGATCTTTAAAAAATATAAAACAGGCACAAGTTGATGATTTGGCAGCTGTGGAAGGTATAAACCTTGAGCTGGCAAAGAAAATATTTGAATATTTCAGACAGTAG